The nucleotide sequence ACACGTTTATCACATCGCGCAAAACGAAAATGTCATGTATCCAACTACGTCCAATAAAATACGTATTACTATGACTTCATGGAGTTTTGATGTGTGATTGCCCAAACGTGTTAAACTGTATACAGTGAACTGAATGAACAGGGGCAAGATGATAATACTAGTATGTCTTTTTAATGTGACTTTTAATGTGACTATGTTCTCATCATAGAATATTTCCATAAAATAAGACTTTCTCTGAGACAGAGAATGAACACAGGGACTAAAACGTTCTTCAGCTTCACATCAACATTCAAAATCAGTTGAGTGGTTAAAGGGGAGTCATCTGTTTACTTGGGATCACTTTAGTGCGATTATTCATTACTTTTATTAACCAAATCTTTATCGGTTATATTCATCCCACTTACACAATCTTAGTGGCCAGAGTACTATGTAACTATATGGAGAAAAATACTTGTCACAGTTTCCAGTTATCTTTTCAAGTGCCAAGTTTTGGGTTGTGCCACCAGATGGCAGTACAAGGCATCGCTCCAACACAAACAAAGTGGTGCTGTGATAGAGTTCTGTATTGAAGTGAGTTCAGAAGAATTGTATCCAGAAATCTGCACACATTTTCTTTCAGTTACCGAAGTACTTCACCTTTCCTTTCAATGTCATTCGATGTAATTATCATCACATGCAATAGAATGGAAGCGGTCTATTCGTTCATGAATGCCATAATGCACATGCAGTCTGATGACGAGCTGGTGATATAACCAATCACCCTTGGACTGGTTTATCTGCTTTGGCGTCAGTGAGCTCCTAATTGAGGCTACCTGTACTTAGGACAGCTGATGGGTGTGGCATTATCTGGTTCCATCTGTGGGTTGACATAGAGTGAAAGATAAGATAAGGCAAATGTGGTGTCACTATATTCTGTTAATCTATAAAAGTATTCTGGTCACCAAGTGAATAACTTTCAGTATTGGTTGAATGTACAGTGATTTGATAGTTGTAGGACTCATTCTTGTTGAGGTGAATCCATTTGTTATAACATATAACATATAAGTAAATATCTGGGTTGCTTTGCTCCAGGTCTACGAGATCCGAGTGTGAATGGGAGTTGTAGTAATGGACTGCTGTCTCCAGTGAGCTCTTATCTTATCAGTGATGTTCCAGGATGACTGCTTATTACTGTACTGATTTCACAGCCTGTATGTCTATGTAGGATTCCAgcaggcctctctccctctctcccccccccccctctctctctctctctctctctctctctctctctctctctctctctctctccccctctctctctctccctctctctctctctctctctctctctctctctctctctctctccccctctctctctctccctctctccccctctctctctctccctctctctccctctctctctctctctccctctctctctctctctctctctctctctctctctctctctctctctgtcttcctctggctgggctgggtgggAGTGCCAGTCAGGAGTGGGTTTATGACCTTAACAATGGACCAAAGTCCACCTGGGCGCATCAGCAAAGCATCGGTCCACAAGGGCTGCCTgccctcctgtctgcctctgtctctctccccgtctctgtcCAGGCTCCCGCTCAGGCTCCTGCTCCcgacccccccccaaccccgcaCCCCCTTAGCCCCGGAATGGACCTGTCTGGGTATCCGTCAGAGCACCCCCAGCTCCACTACCATGCTGATTGCTCCCAGGACATGCTATCCTTGGTGGGATCTTCCACAGGTGAGTGGTAAACTTGTGTGTACCTCAGGGGTATGGTGCCTGCTCCTTTAGACTCTCGAGTTTGAGATCATTGTCTGCGGGGGGGCCTCGCTCCGAAATAATCGGTTGCCATAAAGGGAGGAGGGCCGCCGTGATTTTCGAAAGACCTGGATGTTTGAATTGTGTGCTTGACGTCAGAATGAGgtgatttgttttgtttaatgAACACCGACCATGATAATGAGGTCAAAACGAGGTTGACAGATCGATCTGAAGTAAATACAGAATCTGAGGAGATGTGTCAAATTCTGATCAGAAGATACATTGATTTATGGTCTGTGTGCAATGCTATTGACATATTACATTAAAGTCTAGTGACAGACCCTTGACCGTGTGACATTATGTAAGGCTGATGCCCCAGATTACGGTTTAGGCAATCAATCGCGGTGATAAAATCTTGTGCgcaacttcctgtctgacctGCACACTACTTCTTGTCCACCAGTCCTAAACCTTGCTATCAAGTCACATGATCCAATGAAAGGACAGTACAAAAGCATGTATCACAAACTAGTGAGTTTATTTTTTGGAAAATTGTGTTTGGGCTGACCTACTTTCCTGACTTGATCGTTGTTGCACTCAATGTTCATAGCATAATGCTAGCCTAGATGGTAACATTATGTGTGCTCtcgaaaaacaacaaacactatCCATAATTAGGTTAAGACTGGTGTCTGTACACCAGAATCCAATTACAACATTTCTTTGAAATTCAATCAAAGCATTTGGGTAGAGCCTTGGGtttagaagggagggagagagagaggaagtgttgAAAGTGTCATTGGTCATCCATGCAACCCTGGAATGATGTGATCCTCTCCCAGGCCAGGAGCTGAAGACAGAGCCTGAGACGAGgccagaccaggaggagagatgccctgtgtgtggagacagagTGTCGGGATACCATTACGGCCTGCTCACTTGTGAGAGCTGCAAGGTAGGCCATGCTGGGgcgcacagagggagagagaggggagagagaggagagagagagagagagagagagagagagagagagagagagagagagagagagagagagagagagagagagagagaaagaaagagagagaaagctgttATCATGTTCAGCATATATTTCTTCTTCCCTAACATCGGCACACACCCCAACAGATGACATGCGCGTCGCGTTATTCCGTCGCTCTCcattcctctgcctctctcatcctctgtctgtctctctcacatgtCCATCTCCTCGCAGGGCTTCTTCAAGCGTTCCGTGCAGAATAACAAGCACTACACctgtgcagagagacagagttgcCCTATGAACCCCTCCCAGAGGAAGCGCTGCCCCTACTGCCGCTTGCAGAAGTGCCTGGCTGTGGGCATGAAGAGAGAAGGTAAGGCTCACCTGGATATGATGTATGTACACATGCGTCGTGTACATGTAAACATGAGGCACCTATAGTGGGGGTCAGATGACTGaggggttagggaatcgggctattaatcagaaggttaccggttcgattcctggccgtgcgaaatgccgttgtgtccctgggcaaggcacttcaccctacttgccttggggggaatgtccctgtacttactgtaagtcgctctggataagagagtctgctaaatatgTAAACGTAGTTCCACAGCTACAATTTGCACACTCCATTGCTTCCAAAACAACACATTTCTCATATTATCTGATTTGTGATTTGTGTCAAAGCACCCAGGACAGGTGTAGAGATCTATTCTGCTCAATTGCAACATACCCTACATGCCATTGACGTCTATTTTCTGTTCCCATCTAACTTATCTGCTAACTCATAAACCAGTGAAAGTGCATTCTGCTGTAAATGGGTCCACATTTAAATCTTGCTGTAAATGTGGTAAAAGGTTTGCTTCAGAGTGGGATTCTTTAGCGTTGAAGAAATCAACTTCTCCAACAACTGAAAACGTGCCAAATGGAAAACAAACGTTTACTTTATTAAAAAAAGTTCAATAAGTGTGTGAATAAATGGGTTTAATAATTAGAAAGTCAAAATCAAAAGAACAATTTATCATTTGATTTAGAATGAAGGAATTTTAGGTCTAACATTGAGCTATGAGAAGATAAAACTATGGGCTGGTGATTTGGTTCTCTGTCCCCCCAGCTGTAAGGGCAGATCGTatgagaggaggcaggaacAAGTTTGGCCCTCTGTATCGACGGGACAGGCAGATGAAACAGCAGAGAGTTCACCACCATCCAAACACTGCCCCTTGCAGGATCAAACTGgaaggtacacagacacacctggtgGGTGCGGGTGAACACACACCTTCCGCTCCAAGTGAACAGGATCACTGTGTGATTGGTCATCACAGGATGACCAATCACACATCCTTCCCACTTACGTCTGACCCCTTCTACCAATCCCAGAGCTATGCCCCTACCATGGTCCAATCAGATCTCCCCATGATTTTGGACTGTACCATGAGCAGAGAAAGGGCCCTggctcctccttctctgtcctacCCCGGACTCTACCACCGGCCCTATTATGGCTACCACCAGCAGAAAGGGGAGATGCCAGTCTCTGCAGCCCCTCCAACATCTCCCGCACCGAACAATTCCCTGACACCCCTCACCACACCGACAACGACCCCGAGTTCAACACCGAGCTCCACGCCGTGTTCGACCCCTGCTCCAACTTCAACTCCCACCCCTACTGCGACCCTCAGCACCGCCTCtagccttctcctccagctgctagACGGGGAGCCAGATGAGGCCCAGTTGTGTGCCAAGGTCCTGGCCAGCCTGCAGAGAGAACAAGCCAGCCGAGGGAAGCACGACTGCCTCAACACCTTCAGTATCATGTGCAAAATGGCCGACCAGACTCTCTTTGGTCTGGTGGAGTGGGCCCGCAACAGCCCTCTCTTTAAGGAGCTTAAGGTAACACGATCGTGACCTACAAACCTAGACCATGAAAATGTGCAGAGTTCAGTTATACTTATATAAGCAAATCCTAACATTCTATAGTTTCATCAGGCGTGATTCGCACAGCTCAAACAGCAGTGTTTTTTTAAGTGTGGTGCGTGGAGTACAGGTGTAGACACGGGTGTTCTGactggtgcaggtggaggaccAGATGGTTTTGCTGCAGAGTTGCTGGAGTGAACTGCTAGTACTGGACCACATGTGTAGACAAGTGACCTACAGCAGAGAGGGCTGCATCTACCTGGTCACTAGACAACAGGTAACTAATGCAACCTGTGCTTATCATACACCTGGAGCTAATGGCAAGACTTCTGAGATACATATATTTACATATGTATACATATTATTGTGTGGGTACCAGCAGTGACCAGATATCCCTTCTCTCCGCTGCAGATTGAGGTATCGACGGTTCTCTCTCAGGCTGGGGCTACTCTGAGCAGTTTGGTGTCCAGGACTCAGGACCTGGTTTTTAAACTCAAGGCACTCCAACTGGATAGACAGGAGTTTGTGTGTCTCAAATACCTGGTGCTCTTCAACCCTGGTGAGTCTTAACCTCTGGGAAAATGGGGTTTGTTGCTCTAGCTGAAGCATGGATGAAATGATCGTCAGGAAAAAACAGTTCTTAGAATCCCGCTcagatgtgtttgtgtaggagaAAGTCCGAAGGGTGAGTTTGTTTTGCGTCTACTGCCGTGGTCCTGAGACGCGTCTGTCACGTTGCAGATGT is from Osmerus mordax isolate fOsmMor3 chromosome 3, fOsmMor3.pri, whole genome shotgun sequence and encodes:
- the nr5a5 gene encoding nuclear receptor subfamily 5, group A, member 5, with translation MDLSGYPSEHPQLHYHADCSQDMLSLVGSSTGQELKTEPETRPDQEERCPVCGDRVSGYHYGLLTCESCKGFFKRSVQNNKHYTCAERQSCPMNPSQRKRCPYCRLQKCLAVGMKREAVRADRMRGGRNKFGPLYRRDRQMKQQRVHHHPNTAPCRIKLEGTQTHLVGAGEHTPSAPSEQDHCVIGHHRMTNHTSFPLTSDPFYQSQSYAPTMVQSDLPMILDCTMSRERALAPPSLSYPGLYHRPYYGYHQQKGEMPVSAAPPTSPAPNNSLTPLTTPTTTPSSTPSSTPCSTPAPTSTPTPTATLSTASSLLLQLLDGEPDEAQLCAKVLASLQREQASRGKHDCLNTFSIMCKMADQTLFGLVEWARNSPLFKELKVEDQMVLLQSCWSELLVLDHMCRQVTYSREGCIYLVTRQQIEVSTVLSQAGATLSSLVSRTQDLVFKLKALQLDRQEFVCLKYLVLFNPDVKSVQERRQVEQTQERVNRALMEHTLHAHPGHSDKFGQLLLRLPEVRSISLQVEEYLYQRHLLGDLPCNSLLTEMLHAKHS